A genome region from Sphaerisporangium krabiense includes the following:
- a CDS encoding response regulator: MESDGVSTGEHEVGGASVRVLVADDQALLRGSFRLLIDTAPGLTVVGEAGTGTEAVELARRERPDVVLMDVRMPEMDGIEATRRICGSPDTAGVRVLILTTFDLDSYVYAALRAGASGFLLKDTRPADLLTAIGVVASGEALLAPSVTRRLIAEFTRGPDPGHLPARELDGVTEREREVLTHIARGLSNAEIAGYLHLSLATVKSHVGRLLAKLNARDRAQLVVVAYQTGLVSAPPRR, translated from the coding sequence GTGGAATCGGACGGGGTGAGCACGGGTGAGCACGAGGTGGGCGGGGCGTCCGTGCGGGTGCTGGTGGCCGACGACCAGGCGCTGTTGCGCGGGAGCTTCCGGCTGCTGATCGACACGGCGCCGGGGCTGACCGTCGTCGGCGAGGCGGGGACGGGCACGGAGGCCGTGGAGCTGGCGCGCCGCGAGCGGCCCGACGTGGTGCTCATGGACGTGCGGATGCCCGAGATGGACGGCATCGAGGCCACCCGCCGCATCTGCGGCTCCCCGGACACCGCCGGGGTGCGCGTGCTGATCCTCACCACCTTCGACCTGGACTCCTACGTGTACGCGGCGCTGCGGGCCGGGGCGTCGGGATTCCTGCTCAAGGACACCCGCCCGGCGGACCTGCTCACCGCCATCGGCGTCGTCGCCTCCGGCGAGGCCCTGCTCGCGCCGAGCGTGACCCGCCGCCTCATCGCCGAGTTCACCCGCGGCCCCGACCCCGGTCACCTGCCCGCCCGCGAGCTTGACGGGGTGACCGAGCGCGAGCGCGAGGTGCTGACCCACATCGCCCGCGGTCTGTCGAACGCGGAGATCGCCGGGTACCTGCACCTCAGCCTCGCCACGGTGAAGAGCCACGTCGGCCGCCTGCTGGCCAAGCTGAACGCCCGGGACCGCGCCCAGCTCGTCGTGGTGGCCTACCAGACCGGCCTGGTCTCGGCCCCGCCTCGCCGGTGA
- a CDS encoding YciI family protein, with protein sequence MIMMYGSQRDHDMLAGKDTGGVVWTQEDVAALHAFMAEWNQDLIESGEFVDAQGMTAPVHARRIRLREGVPVVTDGPYAETQEVLAGYTTVECESFDRATQIAARLAATPHPKGANLEHEWYVDVRPLAGAEEELD encoded by the coding sequence ATGATCATGATGTACGGCTCGCAGCGGGACCACGACATGCTCGCGGGCAAGGACACCGGCGGGGTGGTCTGGACGCAGGAGGACGTCGCCGCCCTGCACGCCTTCATGGCGGAGTGGAACCAGGACCTCATCGAGTCCGGCGAGTTCGTCGACGCCCAGGGCATGACGGCCCCGGTGCACGCCCGCAGGATCCGGCTGCGGGAAGGGGTGCCGGTCGTGACCGACGGGCCCTACGCCGAGACGCAGGAGGTGCTGGCCGGGTACACGACGGTCGAGTGCGAGAGCTTCGACCGGGCCACCCAGATCGCCGCCCGGCTCGCGGCGACCCCGCACCCGAAGGGCGCGAACCTGGAGCACGAGTGGTACGTGGACGTGCGCCCGCTGGCCGGCGCCGAGGAGGAGCTGGACTAG
- a CDS encoding sensor histidine kinase: MQEAYRWWQRPLLLDGLAAAAYLVLFAAQTFPRMPGGDAGALVVWVAVLAGMGAPLAVRRLWPARVFTVVFAASLVSALLDVVRDSFAAAAFALYTVALTLPRVRWVPTRTIGLVSAVTVVASTMAGPAGGFPRALPYPALLFGATLMGGSWTIGRAVRERHAYVARTAREAAARAVTEERLRIARELHDVVAHSMTLITVKAGIADHVAERRPEEARLALREIESVSRGALTEMRHMLGVLRAEAPAGPDDLRPVPGLARLPELAERAAAAGVRAELDVRGVDHLPEGVELSAYRIVQEALTNVVRHAAPARCRVVVHGHGGQVRVEVTDDGPGTRVPPAGAAPGHGLVGMRERVAMYGGDFSAGPRPGGGFAVSARLPYRPPGGEREEGARPERASS, translated from the coding sequence ATGCAGGAGGCGTACCGGTGGTGGCAGCGGCCGTTGCTGCTGGACGGGCTCGCCGCCGCGGCCTACCTCGTGCTGTTCGCGGCGCAGACGTTCCCGCGGATGCCGGGCGGGGACGCCGGGGCGCTCGTGGTGTGGGTCGCGGTGCTGGCCGGGATGGGCGCGCCGCTGGCGGTGCGGCGCCTGTGGCCGGCGCGGGTCTTCACCGTCGTCTTCGCCGCCAGCCTGGTCTCGGCCCTGCTGGACGTGGTGCGCGACTCGTTCGCCGCGGCGGCCTTCGCCCTGTACACGGTCGCGCTCACCCTGCCGCGGGTCCGCTGGGTTCCCACGCGCACGATCGGCCTGGTCAGCGCGGTGACGGTGGTCGCGTCGACCATGGCGGGCCCGGCGGGCGGGTTCCCGCGCGCACTCCCGTACCCGGCGCTGCTGTTCGGCGCCACCCTCATGGGCGGGTCCTGGACGATCGGCCGCGCCGTGCGCGAGCGCCACGCCTACGTCGCCCGCACGGCCCGGGAGGCCGCGGCGCGGGCGGTGACCGAGGAGCGGCTGCGCATCGCGCGCGAGCTGCACGACGTCGTGGCCCACAGCATGACCCTGATCACGGTGAAGGCCGGCATCGCCGACCACGTGGCCGAGCGGCGTCCCGAGGAGGCCCGCCTGGCGCTGCGCGAGATCGAGTCGGTGAGCCGGGGCGCGCTCACCGAGATGCGCCACATGCTGGGCGTGCTGCGCGCGGAGGCGCCCGCGGGCCCTGACGACCTGCGTCCGGTTCCGGGGCTGGCGCGGCTGCCGGAGCTGGCCGAGCGCGCGGCGGCGGCCGGGGTGCGCGCCGAACTGGACGTACGGGGCGTGGACCATCTGCCCGAGGGGGTTGAGCTGTCCGCCTACCGGATCGTCCAGGAGGCGCTGACCAACGTGGTGCGGCACGCCGCCCCGGCGCGCTGCCGCGTCGTCGTCCACGGCCACGGGGGGCAGGTGCGCGTCGAGGTGACCGACGACGGTCCCGGCACGCGCGTGCCGCCCGCCGGGGCCGCCCCCGGCCACGGGCTGGTGGGGATGCGCGAGCGGGTCGCGATGTACGGCGGCGACTTCAGCGCCGGGCCGCGCCCGGGAGGCGGCTTCGCCGTCTCGGCCCGGCTGCCGTACCGGCCGCCCGGCGGGGAACGCGAGGAAGGAGCCCGCCCGGAGCGGGCGTCGTCGTGA